One region of Pseudoalteromonas galatheae genomic DNA includes:
- a CDS encoding DsrE family protein translates to MSKTVLIISQTSPFDQNSLKEALDVALIYAAIDQQVSWLFTGPAVLSLQKTLNAPTLGLKDMFKQLKTLEIYDVEQVYACQSAMDEFNVSPHSLAVDTEVKNQHEILALIKQHDFVVTL, encoded by the coding sequence ATGAGTAAAACCGTGTTAATCATTTCTCAAACCAGTCCGTTTGACCAAAATAGTCTGAAAGAAGCGCTCGATGTCGCACTAATCTATGCCGCAATTGATCAGCAAGTAAGTTGGCTTTTTACTGGTCCTGCTGTGCTATCACTCCAGAAAACCCTCAATGCGCCCACACTGGGTTTAAAAGATATGTTTAAACAATTAAAAACTTTGGAAATTTATGATGTCGAGCAGGTTTACGCCTGCCAGTCAGCTATGGATGAGTTTAACGTATCACCACACTCCCTTGCTGTTGATACTGAAGTCAAAAATCAACATGAGATCCTCGCGTTAATCAAACAACATGACTTTGTGGTGACATTATGA
- a CDS encoding amidohydrolase family protein, whose translation MKTMKLTMITSALLAHSVAFASVTAITNATVHTATDAGVLKGATLVIENGKIKAINPDNVTADVTIDASGKVVTPGFIGSMNQLGLVEVGAVAASRDASDDDAGLDFDASTAFNPRSSLIAYARKGGVTQNFVAPWGGKSEFAGLGFVVDLSGEFNSVTDKHTALIIHLGAKSKGSRAKALDNVVKKLEAQQEKLAKKDKKDEGKPSSEEQVLTQVLAGEMPVIATLSRASDILEAIKLKEKFGLDLIIQGADDAVVVADQLAEAKVPVILSAVSNLPASFDSMHASLDNAGKLEKAGVNVILSIGGDGSHNVYQLRFDAGIAVANGMSHEGALKAVTANPAKALGIDGGVIEAGKRADIVMWSADPFEFSTTIDKIWINGEEVSTESRHDKLRDRYTTDSDMPRAYTK comes from the coding sequence ATGAAAACCATGAAGCTAACCATGATCACTAGCGCATTACTAGCTCACTCTGTTGCTTTTGCCAGTGTTACCGCAATTACCAATGCAACGGTCCATACCGCGACAGATGCTGGCGTACTTAAAGGTGCGACCTTAGTTATCGAAAACGGTAAAATAAAAGCGATTAATCCAGATAATGTGACTGCTGATGTGACGATTGACGCCAGCGGTAAAGTGGTCACTCCGGGTTTTATTGGCTCAATGAATCAACTTGGTTTAGTTGAAGTTGGTGCTGTTGCTGCTTCACGTGATGCCAGCGATGACGATGCAGGCTTAGACTTTGATGCAAGCACCGCATTTAATCCACGTAGTAGCTTAATTGCATATGCTAGAAAAGGTGGAGTAACGCAAAACTTTGTCGCACCTTGGGGTGGTAAAAGTGAGTTTGCAGGGCTTGGTTTTGTTGTTGATTTATCTGGTGAATTTAACAGTGTGACCGACAAGCATACCGCGTTAATTATTCATCTAGGAGCCAAAAGCAAAGGGTCTCGTGCAAAGGCGTTGGATAACGTTGTTAAAAAGCTTGAAGCACAGCAAGAAAAGCTCGCTAAGAAAGACAAAAAAGACGAGGGAAAACCGAGTTCAGAAGAACAAGTGTTAACGCAAGTGTTAGCGGGTGAAATGCCTGTGATTGCAACACTTTCACGAGCGTCGGATATCCTTGAAGCGATTAAGCTAAAAGAAAAGTTTGGTTTAGATCTGATTATTCAGGGTGCTGATGATGCGGTAGTGGTCGCCGACCAGCTAGCTGAGGCAAAAGTACCTGTTATTTTGAGTGCGGTATCAAACCTACCAGCTAGCTTTGACTCAATGCATGCAAGTCTAGATAACGCAGGTAAGCTTGAGAAAGCAGGTGTCAATGTCATCCTGTCAATAGGTGGTGACGGTAGCCATAACGTCTACCAGCTACGTTTTGATGCGGGTATTGCTGTAGCAAATGGCATGAGTCATGAAGGCGCACTTAAGGCGGTTACCGCTAACCCTGCTAAAGCACTGGGTATTGATGGCGGTGTGATTGAAGCTGGTAAACGCGCAGACATCGTAATGTGGAGTGCGGATCCTTTCGAATTCAGCACCACAATCGATAAAATCTGGATCAATGGTGAGGAAGTGTCTACTGAGTCACGCCACGATAAACTAAGAGACAGATATACGACAGATTCTGATATGCCAAGAGCGTATACGAAGTAA
- a CDS encoding CPXCG motif-containing cysteine-rich protein, whose protein sequence is MRNLYQQRIECPHCGHHIFVNLDTSEGDQDYYEDCAACCNPIHLNMHLDQVHNKLELRVDSDDEQVF, encoded by the coding sequence ATGAGAAACCTATATCAGCAACGTATTGAATGCCCACATTGTGGACACCATATTTTTGTCAACCTTGATACAAGTGAAGGCGATCAGGACTACTACGAAGACTGTGCTGCTTGTTGCAATCCTATACATCTAAATATGCACCTAGACCAAGTACACAATAAACTTGAGCTTAGGGTTGATAGCGACGACGAGCAGGTTTTTTAA
- a CDS encoding TusE/DsrC/DsvC family sulfur relay protein: MLEFNNQTIETDKQGYLLDHTQWSKDLAPLLAAEENIELSDAHWEVIEFVRSFYLEYNTSPAIRMLVKAMAKALGEDKGNSIYLYKLFPKGPAKQATKIAGLPKPAKCI, encoded by the coding sequence ATGCTAGAATTTAACAACCAAACTATCGAGACTGATAAACAAGGCTATTTGCTAGACCATACTCAATGGTCTAAAGACTTAGCACCGCTTCTAGCCGCAGAGGAAAACATTGAGCTTTCAGATGCACACTGGGAAGTCATTGAGTTTGTGAGAAGTTTTTATCTCGAATACAACACCAGCCCCGCGATCCGTATGCTGGTAAAGGCAATGGCTAAAGCACTAGGTGAGGATAAAGGTAATAGCATCTATTTATATAAGTTATTTCCAAAAGGCCCAGCTAAACAAGCAACAAAAATTGCAGGATTGCCAAAACCCGCCAAGTGTATTTGA
- the tusD gene encoding sulfurtransferase complex subunit TusD, which translates to MSQIAISVHFGVAAQSKLTLLERYVDAAIKSDHQIACIFLYQDAVYHASQNIVHASDELQVNALWQRIKDKGIPLLLCVTAAEKRGVSTENVSPFTVAGLAEFAMISSKSDKWIQFK; encoded by the coding sequence TTGAGTCAAATAGCCATATCAGTGCACTTTGGCGTAGCTGCACAGTCAAAGTTAACTTTACTAGAGCGGTATGTCGATGCCGCTATTAAAAGTGACCATCAAATCGCGTGTATCTTTCTATATCAAGATGCTGTCTATCACGCCAGTCAAAATATTGTACATGCTTCCGACGAATTGCAAGTCAACGCGCTTTGGCAACGCATCAAAGATAAAGGGATCCCGCTGTTGCTGTGTGTCACCGCAGCGGAAAAGCGCGGCGTTAGCACCGAAAACGTTAGCCCTTTCACCGTTGCTGGCCTTGCAGAGTTTGCCATGATCTCGAGTAAATCTGATAAATGGATACAGTTTAAATGA
- a CDS encoding GAF domain-containing protein: MQKQDFYQTLVKQAQGLISGEHNVIANMANLSALLFTTLEDINWAGFYLMDSAEELVLGPFQGNPACIRIPVGKGVCGTAAAMCETQLVEDVHAFAGHIACDAASNSEIVIPVFKGNKVIAVLDIDSPSLARFDEQDKIGLEAVVKAFEETL; this comes from the coding sequence ATGCAAAAGCAAGATTTTTATCAGACTTTAGTTAAACAAGCTCAGGGGCTAATCAGTGGCGAACACAATGTGATTGCCAATATGGCAAACTTGAGTGCGCTTTTATTTACAACCCTTGAAGATATCAACTGGGCAGGCTTTTATCTTATGGATAGCGCTGAAGAGTTGGTTCTTGGGCCGTTCCAAGGTAACCCTGCATGTATCCGAATTCCCGTCGGTAAAGGGGTATGTGGCACAGCAGCTGCGATGTGTGAAACGCAATTGGTTGAGGATGTTCATGCGTTCGCTGGTCACATTGCTTGTGACGCGGCATCAAATTCAGAAATCGTGATCCCTGTTTTTAAAGGCAATAAAGTGATTGCCGTGCTAGACATTGACAGTCCCAGTCTGGCAAGATTTGACGAGCAGGATAAAATCGGATTGGAAGCGGTAGTTAAAGCGTTTGAGGAAACGCTTTAA
- a CDS encoding Bax inhibitor-1/YccA family protein: protein MAFNHSYNTAKPVMSTMETNKVLKNTYFLLAMTLAFSAVTAAISMTMALPAFTGIVCSLVAFGLLFVIGKKANSSSAIGLVFLFTGILGFGLGPMLNHYAALPNGGMLIAQALGTTALIFFGLSAYALTTKKDFSFMGGFLTVGLIVVIISSLVNLFIGSSIAFMAINAAVVLLMSGFILYDTSRIINGGETNYVLATVSLYLSIYNLFTSILALLGASDD, encoded by the coding sequence ATGGCATTCAATCATTCATACAACACTGCAAAACCTGTCATGTCGACAATGGAAACAAACAAAGTGTTGAAAAACACTTACTTCCTATTGGCAATGACATTAGCGTTTAGTGCAGTAACAGCCGCAATTTCAATGACGATGGCATTACCAGCGTTTACTGGTATCGTTTGTTCATTAGTTGCATTTGGTTTGCTATTTGTTATCGGTAAAAAAGCAAACTCATCTTCTGCTATCGGTCTTGTATTCTTATTTACTGGTATTCTAGGCTTCGGCCTTGGGCCTATGCTTAATCACTATGCTGCATTACCAAATGGTGGCATGTTGATAGCACAAGCGCTAGGCACAACAGCGTTAATTTTCTTCGGTTTATCAGCTTATGCACTAACTACGAAAAAAGATTTCTCATTTATGGGTGGCTTTTTAACAGTTGGTTTAATCGTGGTTATTATCTCGAGCCTAGTAAACTTGTTCATTGGATCAAGCATCGCGTTTATGGCAATTAACGCGGCAGTCGTTTTATTAATGTCTGGCTTTATCCTTTATGATACAAGCCGTATCATTAACGGCGGCGAGACAAACTACGTGCTTGCAACTGTAAGCTTGTATTTAAGTATTTATAACTTATTTACCAGTATCCTTGCCCTTTTAGGTGCGTCGGATGACTAA
- a CDS encoding fructosamine kinase family protein, with the protein MWNKVNQQISESLHDAFELSSKQTLKSYGSKKLYKIADDTHQFLVKVAPIQALERFECEASNREKLIRDSDFLVADTITLGTSVEFCFIVLEWLELDHRNENWLECGQSLAKMHQRHEQEMFGLEEDNYIHELPQPNQWHKKWEVFFAEERIGWQLQLLAEKGIILTDIDTFVEQLKPLLPHQVQPSLVHGNFWHGNIGFSRQKPVLFSPACYYGDREVDIAMASLFAPLPDDFYRGYGSIYPLAENAAERLDIYRLYPLLVQANLFAGKYIRDAAEQVQALLK; encoded by the coding sequence ATGTGGAACAAAGTCAACCAACAAATCTCTGAATCTCTCCATGACGCGTTTGAGCTTTCATCAAAGCAAACCTTAAAAAGTTATGGGTCTAAAAAACTCTATAAGATTGCAGACGATACCCATCAATTTTTAGTCAAAGTAGCCCCAATTCAGGCTTTAGAGCGGTTTGAGTGTGAGGCATCTAATCGAGAAAAGCTCATTCGTGACTCCGATTTTCTCGTTGCCGATACAATAACACTGGGTACGAGTGTCGAATTTTGTTTTATTGTGCTGGAATGGTTAGAACTTGATCATCGCAATGAAAATTGGCTTGAGTGTGGCCAAAGCCTAGCTAAAATGCACCAACGCCATGAACAGGAAATGTTTGGCCTAGAAGAAGACAATTACATTCACGAGCTTCCACAACCGAATCAATGGCACAAAAAGTGGGAAGTTTTTTTTGCCGAAGAAAGAATTGGTTGGCAGCTGCAACTGCTGGCTGAAAAAGGGATTATTCTCACCGATATCGACACATTTGTAGAGCAACTTAAACCACTCCTTCCACACCAAGTTCAACCGTCTTTGGTTCATGGTAACTTTTGGCATGGTAACATTGGCTTTAGCCGTCAAAAGCCCGTGCTATTTTCTCCAGCTTGCTACTATGGTGATAGAGAAGTTGATATTGCTATGGCTTCGCTATTTGCTCCATTACCAGATGACTTCTACCGTGGTTATGGGTCTATCTATCCACTTGCAGAAAATGCGGCTGAGCGTTTAGACATTTATCGCTTATATCCTCTTCTAGTGCAAGCAAACTTATTTGCTGGCAAGTACATACGGGACGCGGCAGAACAAGTGCAAGCCCTGCTCAAATAA
- a CDS encoding DUF3718 domain-containing protein yields MKLFNLVCATSLLITGSVSAADFVAADNSRATQVCMSVVKNNKIHLHNTIKENHLRTRVVEEKLHCNDMPIGKFATTYGFNKAADFLGIDRSVETSIKDIAKVDQKTIFVSGSK; encoded by the coding sequence ATGAAACTGTTCAATTTAGTATGTGCAACTTCACTTTTAATCACAGGTAGTGTATCCGCCGCTGACTTTGTAGCTGCGGATAATAGTCGAGCGACTCAGGTTTGTATGTCGGTCGTTAAAAATAATAAAATTCATCTGCATAACACAATCAAAGAAAATCACTTAAGAACACGAGTCGTTGAAGAAAAACTACACTGCAACGATATGCCAATTGGCAAATTTGCCACGACCTACGGGTTTAATAAAGCGGCAGACTTCCTCGGTATAGACCGTAGTGTGGAAACCAGTATTAAAGACATTGCGAAAGTAGATCAAAAAACCATTTTTGTCTCAGGATCTAAGTAA
- a CDS encoding DsrH/TusB family sulfur metabolism protein produces the protein MSTLHIISSIEACDKLQFVSHRDTILLCNDGCFGQTRISAEDAHVVMLQTCASARGIVPEAGVKLISDKDWVELTITMNNSITW, from the coding sequence ATGAGTACGCTACATATTATTTCTAGTATCGAAGCATGCGATAAGCTGCAGTTTGTGTCCCATCGCGACACTATTTTATTATGTAATGATGGCTGCTTTGGCCAAACGCGTATCTCAGCTGAGGATGCACATGTGGTGATGCTGCAAACCTGTGCGAGTGCCAGAGGCATTGTCCCAGAAGCCGGAGTAAAGCTTATTTCTGACAAAGATTGGGTTGAGCTGACCATTACTATGAACAATTCAATTACTTGGTAA
- a CDS encoding amidohydrolase yields the protein MYKFAPSIVVAGIAAALMGCQDHGPQKEKVTIEKNPYPSTYKPVPSQSTLITNATVLIGTGEKLEQGDVFIVDGKIKQVGKDLSVTADVTIDAEGKWVTPGIIDVHSHLGAYPSPSVESHSDGNEMINPNTSQVWVEHSVWPQDPGFNRAREGGITTLQILPGSANLFGGRGVTLKNVPASTMQAMKFPDAPYGLKMACGENPKRVYGSKGVAPYTRMGNMAGYREAWIEAGEYKRAWEQYEAEYAAGLNPDAPERDIKFDTLRGVLDGEILIHNHCYKAEEMAMMIDLSKEFGYHAGTFHHGIEAYKIADLLGENGNCAALWPDWWGFKMEAYDMVQENVAIVDAVKNSCAIVHSDSGTTIQRLNHEAAKVMNTANQSGFNINEQHAIKWITSNAAKSLGIQDKTGSLEQGKQADVVIWSTNPFSVYSRAEQVFVDGGKVYDRYDEKYQAVSDFMLGQK from the coding sequence ATGTATAAATTTGCCCCCTCCATAGTCGTAGCTGGGATTGCCGCAGCTTTGATGGGCTGTCAGGATCACGGCCCGCAGAAAGAAAAAGTTACCATAGAGAAAAACCCATATCCAAGTACTTACAAGCCAGTACCTTCTCAGTCAACCCTAATCACGAATGCTACCGTTCTAATCGGTACGGGTGAAAAGCTAGAACAAGGTGATGTATTTATTGTTGATGGTAAAATCAAGCAAGTTGGCAAAGACCTTTCTGTCACAGCTGATGTTACTATCGATGCCGAAGGTAAATGGGTAACACCTGGTATTATCGATGTGCACTCTCATTTAGGGGCTTACCCCAGTCCAAGTGTAGAATCGCACAGTGATGGCAATGAAATGATTAACCCTAATACTTCTCAGGTATGGGTTGAGCACTCTGTATGGCCGCAAGATCCTGGCTTTAACCGAGCCAGAGAAGGGGGGATTACCACGCTACAAATCTTACCTGGCTCTGCAAACCTATTTGGTGGCCGAGGTGTTACCTTAAAGAATGTGCCGGCATCAACAATGCAAGCAATGAAATTCCCTGATGCGCCATATGGATTAAAGATGGCATGTGGTGAGAATCCAAAGCGTGTATACGGCTCTAAAGGTGTAGCCCCTTATACTCGTATGGGTAATATGGCAGGATATCGTGAAGCTTGGATTGAAGCTGGTGAATATAAGCGCGCGTGGGAACAATACGAAGCCGAATATGCTGCTGGATTGAATCCGGATGCACCAGAGCGTGATATCAAGTTCGATACGCTGCGTGGCGTGCTAGATGGTGAAATCTTGATCCATAACCATTGCTACAAAGCGGAAGAAATGGCAATGATGATCGACTTGTCTAAAGAGTTTGGTTATCACGCAGGAACTTTCCACCATGGTATTGAAGCATATAAGATTGCAGATCTGTTAGGTGAAAACGGTAACTGTGCTGCACTTTGGCCTGATTGGTGGGGCTTTAAGATGGAAGCCTATGATATGGTTCAGGAAAACGTTGCAATTGTTGATGCAGTGAAAAACTCATGTGCAATTGTTCATTCTGATTCAGGGACCACAATCCAACGTTTGAATCATGAAGCCGCAAAAGTGATGAACACCGCAAACCAGTCAGGCTTTAACATCAACGAGCAGCATGCAATTAAGTGGATCACCTCGAATGCTGCGAAATCGTTAGGTATTCAGGATAAAACCGGATCGCTTGAGCAAGGCAAACAAGCTGATGTCGTAATTTGGAGCACTAACCCGTTTAGCGTGTACTCTCGTGCAGAGCAGGTTTTTGTGGATGGTGGTAAAGTCTATGATCGTTATGATGAAAAATATCAAGCGGTTAGTGATTTTATGTTGGGCCAAAAGTAA
- a CDS encoding DUF445 domain-containing protein, which translates to MNKNITTNLLAILLTGTGFTLENDVLFSIGLFALSGALTNWLAVHMLFEKVPFLYGSGIITLKFESFKASIRELILSEFFSQEKLEKFLGKEHPKFDLAPIANKVDLNPAFDRLLSVIEASQFGAMLQMFGGTEAVQPLREPFIEKMRLAIVELGEQPEFDAAISESLSNGLLGDDLHQTIEKAVDERLNELTPKMVKEIVQNMIKTHLGWLVVWGGVFGGLFGLLAAVV; encoded by the coding sequence TTGAATAAAAATATCACCACCAATTTACTCGCGATACTGCTAACAGGTACTGGTTTCACACTAGAAAACGACGTGCTGTTTTCGATAGGATTGTTTGCACTATCTGGCGCATTGACGAATTGGTTAGCGGTACATATGTTATTTGAGAAAGTGCCTTTCCTCTATGGTTCAGGGATAATTACGCTTAAGTTCGAGTCGTTTAAAGCGTCGATTAGAGAGCTCATCTTGAGTGAGTTCTTTAGTCAAGAAAAACTAGAAAAGTTTCTCGGCAAGGAGCATCCAAAGTTTGACTTGGCACCTATCGCTAATAAAGTCGACTTAAATCCTGCATTCGACCGTTTGTTAAGTGTGATTGAGGCGTCTCAATTCGGCGCAATGCTGCAGATGTTTGGTGGGACTGAAGCTGTACAACCACTGCGAGAGCCATTTATTGAGAAAATGCGATTAGCAATAGTTGAACTCGGTGAGCAGCCTGAGTTTGATGCTGCAATTAGTGAGTCGCTCAGTAATGGTCTACTTGGCGATGATTTACACCAAACCATTGAAAAAGCGGTAGATGAGCGGCTTAATGAACTAACGCCGAAAATGGTAAAGGAAATAGTACAAAATATGATTAAGACTCACCTAGGATGGCTAGTTGTGTGGGGTGGAGTTTTTGGGGGTCTTTTCGGATTATTGGCTGCAGTTGTATAG